From the Thermococcus sp. M39 genome, one window contains:
- a CDS encoding nodulation protein NfeD has protein sequence MRKVLLFIALFILLTPAFAQAKTVYVAQIRGQITSYTYDQFDRYISEAEKANANAIIIELDTPGGRGDAMQNIIQRIQTAKVPVIIYVYPSGAMGASAGTYIALGSHLIAMAPGTSIGACRPILGYSQNGTIIEAPTKIINFYVAYIKSLAEASGRNATIAEKFILEDLSITPEEALKYHIIEVIAYDLDDLLNKADGMKTKLPVNGKYVTLDLKGAQIMYLHPTLKDKLITYVTDPVIAYVLLTLGIWALILGFLSPGWHVPETTGAIMIVLAIIGLGYFGYRSAGLLLIFLAILFFIAEALTPTFGLFTVAGFISFVLGSIFLFSGGGGVDYLVSKEVYTQLRLVIITIGVLLALFFAFGMAAVIRAHRRKAQTGKEEMIGLTGEVIEPLVPEGMVKIRGELWRAVSKTGENINIGEKVKVVGMEGLKLIVVREKEKKFEEESKGGE, from the coding sequence ATGCGAAAAGTTCTATTGTTTATAGCGTTATTCATACTTCTCACACCTGCATTTGCTCAAGCTAAAACCGTTTATGTAGCTCAGATTAGGGGCCAAATAACCTCATATACCTATGATCAATTTGATAGATACATAAGCGAAGCAGAAAAAGCGAATGCAAATGCTATAATCATTGAGCTTGACACACCTGGAGGAAGAGGAGACGCAATGCAGAACATAATACAGAGGATTCAGACTGCAAAAGTGCCCGTTATAATATACGTTTACCCCTCTGGGGCCATGGGAGCTTCTGCTGGAACATACATAGCATTGGGATCTCACTTGATAGCAATGGCACCGGGAACCAGCATTGGAGCTTGCAGACCAATTCTCGGTTATTCTCAAAATGGAACCATAATTGAGGCTCCAACCAAGATTATAAACTTTTACGTAGCTTATATCAAAAGTCTTGCCGAAGCAAGCGGAAGGAATGCAACGATTGCTGAAAAGTTCATACTCGAAGATTTAAGCATAACACCTGAAGAAGCACTGAAGTATCATATCATTGAAGTTATAGCCTATGATTTGGATGACCTTCTCAACAAGGCAGATGGAATGAAGACAAAGCTCCCAGTAAACGGGAAGTATGTAACATTAGACCTAAAAGGTGCGCAAATTATGTATCTGCACCCTACCCTCAAGGACAAGTTGATTACATACGTCACAGACCCAGTTATTGCTTATGTTCTCTTAACCCTTGGAATCTGGGCGCTGATTCTAGGATTCTTAAGTCCGGGATGGCATGTCCCAGAAACTACCGGAGCAATAATGATTGTCCTTGCAATAATCGGCCTGGGATACTTCGGCTACAGAAGCGCGGGACTTTTGCTTATATTCCTTGCAATTCTGTTCTTCATAGCCGAGGCATTAACCCCAACATTTGGTCTGTTCACAGTTGCTGGATTTATCTCGTTTGTTTTGGGCAGCATATTCCTATTCAGCGGAGGTGGTGGCGTGGATTATTTAGTAAGCAAAGAAGTGTACACACAGCTTAGGCTCGTGATAATAACAATTGGTGTCTTATTAGCGTTGTTCTTTGCCTTTGGAATGGCAGCAGTAATAAGAGCTCACAGGAGAAAGGCTCAAACTGGAAAAGAAGAGATGATAGGTCTCACTGGCGAGGTCATTGAACCTCTCGTGCCCGAAGGCATGGTAAAAATCAGAGGTGAACTTTGGAGAGCAGTTAGCAAAACTGGAGAAAACATAAACATCGGTGAAAAAGTCAAGGTCGTTGGAATGGAAGGGCTGAAGCTTATTGTTGTTAGGGAAAAAGAGAAAAAGTTTGAGGAAGAAAGTAAAGGTGGTGAATGA
- a CDS encoding DUF4855 domain-containing protein has product MATFGLWYFSWDGEYHKSRLKESVEDKEGTADWSDFKRRGFNYAIAEGLAGVSIQYTGNGKLDGETFAEDVFRVIHTIPLYVTIPYYQYRSSEPRDNPRGSHKYWSDWIEGVLKFAGSNLKGFYWSLENGWMFANYRKNKDPQINPQTIEILSDIVHSYGLKFIWAPYARTTERDNTDIPSIHRDGLFDYIFVQSNYYQYPTIATEGNRETPYTYSELKEYIRWIHNNGLYITMEADEGVITGCGNCRQCTLNSPEECKELASHYIKAQKEILGRKFYHRLYYFGVSLEVIDSLNSYCQVRLGEKYL; this is encoded by the coding sequence ATGGCAACGTTTGGATTGTGGTATTTCAGCTGGGACGGAGAATATCACAAATCAAGACTTAAAGAAAGTGTTGAAGACAAAGAAGGAACAGCAGATTGGAGTGATTTCAAACGCAGAGGTTTTAACTATGCAATAGCTGAGGGATTAGCGGGAGTGTCTATTCAGTATACCGGAAATGGAAAATTAGACGGAGAAACTTTTGCAGAGGATGTATTTAGAGTAATACATACAATTCCACTCTATGTGACAATCCCATATTATCAATATAGAAGTTCAGAACCAAGAGATAATCCCAGAGGGAGTCATAAATACTGGTCAGACTGGATTGAAGGTGTCTTAAAATTTGCAGGTTCTAATTTAAAAGGATTCTACTGGTCATTAGAAAATGGGTGGATGTTTGCAAACTATAGAAAGAACAAAGATCCTCAAATTAATCCTCAAACCATTGAGATTTTATCTGATATAGTTCATTCATATGGCTTGAAATTTATCTGGGCACCCTATGCTCGAACAACAGAAAGAGACAATACGGACATACCATCAATTCACAGGGATGGTCTATTTGATTACATCTTTGTTCAGTCAAATTATTATCAATACCCCACAATTGCTACAGAGGGCAATAGAGAAACACCATATACCTACAGTGAATTAAAGGAATACATCAGATGGATACACAACAATGGATTATACATAACAATGGAAGCTGATGAAGGGGTAATCACTGGTTGTGGGAATTGTAGACAGTGTACTCTTAATTCACCAGAGGAATGTAAGGAACTTGCGTCCCATTACATAAAAGCACAAAAAGAAATTTTAGGTAGAAAGTTCTATCACAGACTTTACTATTTTGGAGTAAGTCTTGAGGTCATAGACAGTTTGAATAGTTACTGTCAGGTGAGGCTTGGTGAAAAGTATCTATGA
- a CDS encoding septum site-determining protein MinD, whose protein sequence is MEGRSIVFASGKGGTGKTTIVANLGVALAQFGKEVILIDADITMANLSLILGMEDIPITLHDVLAGEADLRDAIYEGPAGVKVIPGGLSLEKVKKAKPERLRELIREISQMGDFILIDAPAGLEITSVTALLIGKELIVVTNPEISAITDSLKTKLVAEKLGTLPLGAVLNRVTNEKTELTKEEIEAILEVPVLAVIPEDPEVKRASAYGVPLVVKNPTSPAAIAIKQLAAKLAGIKWQPPEPESPIKRVFRALFGGKRR, encoded by the coding sequence GTGGAAGGAAGGTCAATTGTATTTGCTTCTGGTAAAGGTGGAACCGGTAAAACCACGATAGTTGCAAATTTGGGTGTTGCTTTAGCTCAATTTGGAAAGGAAGTAATATTGATAGATGCAGATATTACAATGGCAAACTTAAGTCTAATTCTTGGAATGGAGGACATACCAATAACACTCCACGATGTTTTGGCTGGAGAAGCGGACTTGAGAGATGCAATATACGAGGGACCTGCGGGAGTTAAAGTTATACCTGGTGGATTGAGCTTGGAGAAAGTTAAAAAAGCAAAGCCTGAGCGATTGAGGGAACTAATCAGGGAAATATCTCAAATGGGGGATTTCATTCTTATCGATGCCCCAGCTGGACTGGAGATTACATCCGTTACAGCTTTGCTCATTGGTAAAGAGCTTATAGTTGTTACAAACCCAGAAATTTCGGCTATTACTGACTCTCTTAAGACTAAGCTCGTTGCAGAAAAACTCGGAACACTTCCACTAGGAGCAGTGCTCAACAGAGTTACAAACGAGAAGACTGAACTTACAAAAGAGGAGATTGAGGCGATACTTGAAGTTCCCGTTTTGGCAGTGATTCCAGAGGATCCAGAGGTTAAGAGGGCATCAGCTTATGGTGTGCCCTTGGTTGTTAAGAACCCCACCTCACCAGCAGCTATAGCAATTAAGCAGTTGGCAGCGAAGCTTGCAGGAATTAAGTGGCAGCCGCCTGAACCTGAAAGCCCCATTAAGAGAGTGTTCAGAGCACTCTTTGGGGGGAAGAGGCGATGA
- a CDS encoding geranylgeranylglyceryl/heptaprenylglyceryl phosphate synthase: MKLKLGKVESYIHEKLEKEKLHFVLLDPDDVSPEEASKIAQMCEEVGVDAIMVGGSTGAEGEVLDEVVKAIKESSSLPVILFPGSHGGITKYADAIFFMSLLNSRNPFFITGAQALGAFTVKRYGIEPIPMAYLIIEPGETVGWVGDAKPIPRHKPKIAAAYALAGQYLGMRLVYLEAGSGAPEHVPNRMIRVVKSVIDVPLIVGGGIRTYEDAREVAQSGADIIVTGTAIEKAGSLEEARKRLESLIKGVKG; the protein is encoded by the coding sequence ATGAAACTGAAGCTTGGAAAGGTTGAATCATATATTCACGAAAAGCTTGAAAAGGAAAAGCTGCACTTTGTTCTGCTTGATCCAGATGATGTTTCACCAGAAGAGGCTTCAAAAATAGCTCAAATGTGCGAGGAAGTTGGAGTAGATGCAATAATGGTGGGAGGCTCGACTGGTGCTGAAGGCGAGGTTCTTGATGAAGTAGTCAAAGCCATAAAAGAAAGCTCCTCTCTACCCGTAATACTCTTCCCTGGTTCACATGGGGGGATTACAAAGTATGCTGATGCAATCTTCTTCATGAGCCTTCTCAATTCGAGAAATCCATTCTTTATTACGGGTGCTCAAGCTTTAGGTGCATTTACCGTAAAAAGATATGGAATTGAACCAATTCCGATGGCTTACTTAATAATTGAGCCGGGCGAAACTGTTGGATGGGTTGGAGATGCAAAGCCAATTCCGAGACACAAGCCAAAGATAGCAGCAGCTTATGCTTTAGCTGGTCAATATTTGGGAATGAGATTAGTATACCTTGAGGCTGGAAGTGGGGCGCCTGAACACGTCCCAAATAGGATGATTAGGGTTGTTAAGAGCGTCATTGATGTTCCACTCATCGTTGGAGGTGGAATAAGGACCTATGAAGATGCCAGAGAGGTTGCCCAGAGCGGAGCAGATATCATTGTTACGGGAACAGCTATCGAAAAAGCTGGTTCTTTGGAAGAAGCCAGAAAGAGACTTGAGAGTTTAATCAAAGGGGTTAAAGGATAA
- a CDS encoding type II toxin-antitoxin system VapC family toxin yields the protein MFVIDAAIFIQGIDVEGYTTPKVVEEVKDPESKLFLESLISAGKVRVLMPSKESIEIIRKKALETGELDELSETDIQVLALAYELKAILFTDDYNLQNIARTLGIKFKTLKKGIRKVIHWRYVCIGCGKKFERYPKEGICPDCGSPVRLLPRKKRKRRQRS from the coding sequence ATGTTTGTCATTGATGCTGCAATATTCATTCAGGGAATTGATGTTGAAGGTTATACCACACCAAAAGTAGTGGAAGAAGTGAAAGATCCCGAGTCGAAGCTCTTTTTGGAGAGCTTAATCAGCGCTGGCAAGGTAAGAGTTTTAATGCCCTCAAAAGAAAGCATTGAGATTATTAGGAAGAAAGCCCTCGAGACGGGAGAATTGGATGAGCTGAGTGAAACAGATATTCAAGTTTTGGCTTTGGCGTATGAGCTCAAGGCTATCCTTTTCACTGATGATTACAACCTTCAGAACATTGCTAGAACTCTTGGAATAAAATTTAAAACGCTCAAAAAGGGCATAAGGAAGGTAATCCACTGGAGATATGTGTGCATCGGTTGTGGTAAAAAATTTGAGCGCTATCCAAAGGAGGGCATCTGTCCTGATTGTGGAAGTCCTGTTAGATTGCTTCCAAGGAAAAAGAGAAAGAGGCGTCAGCGCTCATAG
- a CDS encoding AMP phosphorylase: MKAKIRILDVYTGRFTVVINEKDAKKVKLHPEDLVKIESGKKTVYGDVVISNMVEEGEIGLSKDILQVHSFSQGEVVNIAPAGTPESIRYIKKKMHGAKLRKVEIESIIKDIVDRKLREIEISAFVTALEINGLDMDEIAALTVAMAETGDMLDIDRKPIMDVHSIGGVPGNKTNILVVPIVAAAGLTIPKTSSRAITSAAGTADVVEVLTNVSLSLDEIKRIVEKIGACLVWGGALNLAPADDITIKAERALSIDPRGLMLASIMSKKYAMGSQYILIDIPTGKGVKVETMEEARSLARDFIELGKRLGQYVEVAITYGGQPVGHTVGPALEAKEALQTLMTGKGPGSLVEKATGLAGILLEMGGVAPAGMGKKMAREILESGKAYQKMREIIEEQGGNPDIKPEEIPIGDKTYTFTAPTSGYITFIDNKAITGIARAAGAPEDKGAGLELYVKVGEKVKEGDPLFTIYAESEARLDQAIVYARRTEPIRIEGMVLQRIGNI; encoded by the coding sequence ATGAAAGCAAAGATAAGGATTCTTGATGTATACACTGGGAGATTTACGGTGGTTATAAATGAAAAGGACGCTAAGAAAGTCAAATTACACCCAGAGGACTTGGTTAAAATCGAGAGTGGCAAAAAAACAGTGTATGGAGATGTTGTGATAAGTAATATGGTTGAAGAGGGCGAAATTGGATTAAGCAAAGATATTCTCCAAGTGCATAGCTTTTCCCAAGGGGAGGTTGTTAACATAGCTCCAGCGGGAACTCCAGAAAGCATACGTTACATAAAGAAAAAGATGCATGGAGCAAAGCTGAGAAAAGTTGAGATCGAGAGCATAATTAAAGATATTGTTGATAGAAAGCTTAGAGAAATTGAAATTAGTGCATTCGTCACTGCTCTCGAGATTAACGGCCTTGATATGGATGAAATCGCTGCCCTTACCGTTGCAATGGCAGAGACGGGTGATATGTTAGATATAGACAGAAAACCAATCATGGATGTTCACAGCATTGGTGGAGTTCCAGGAAACAAGACAAACATTCTTGTTGTCCCAATTGTTGCTGCCGCTGGATTAACAATTCCAAAGACATCATCAAGAGCCATCACTAGTGCAGCAGGAACAGCTGATGTTGTTGAAGTCCTTACAAACGTCTCACTCAGCTTGGATGAGATTAAGAGAATTGTTGAAAAGATTGGTGCTTGCCTCGTGTGGGGTGGAGCATTGAACTTAGCCCCAGCTGATGATATAACAATTAAGGCAGAGAGAGCCCTAAGCATTGATCCAAGAGGCTTAATGCTTGCAAGCATTATGTCAAAGAAGTATGCAATGGGTTCTCAGTACATTTTAATTGATATTCCAACGGGTAAGGGAGTTAAAGTTGAAACAATGGAAGAAGCGAGGTCACTAGCAAGAGACTTCATTGAGCTTGGAAAGAGATTGGGACAGTATGTTGAGGTTGCAATAACCTATGGTGGACAACCAGTTGGACACACAGTTGGTCCAGCCCTTGAAGCTAAGGAAGCACTGCAGACACTCATGACCGGAAAAGGTCCCGGAAGCCTCGTTGAGAAGGCAACGGGCTTGGCTGGAATCCTCTTAGAGATGGGTGGTGTTGCACCAGCTGGAATGGGTAAGAAGATGGCAAGGGAGATTCTTGAGAGTGGAAAAGCTTACCAGAAGATGAGAGAAATCATCGAGGAGCAGGGAGGAAATCCAGATATTAAGCCAGAGGAAATTCCAATTGGAGACAAGACCTATACTTTCACAGCTCCAACAAGCGGATATATAACATTTATTGACAACAAAGCTATAACAGGAATTGCAAGAGCAGCTGGAGCGCCAGAGGACAAGGGAGCTGGACTTGAGCTTTATGTTAAGGTTGGGGAGAAAGTCAAAGAAGGAGATCCATTGTTCACAATATATGCTGAGAGCGAGGCAAGGCTTGACCAAGCTATTGTCTATGCAAGAAGGACAGAGCCAATAAGAATTGAAGGGATGGTTCTTCAGAGGATAGGAAATATTTGA
- a CDS encoding DUF123 domain-containing protein, whose translation MRGSYLLVIKVERDLVVRTKRKEFPLKAGYYVYVGSAMNSLEKRVERHFKKDKKLHWHIDFLLKEAELLRAYLIPSDAKIEEELSREVAKFGKPVKGFGASDLRIGSNLHYFKDEPDKILIGILQKLELKWKRIKSPNEVRELEGEK comes from the coding sequence ATGAGAGGCTCATATCTTCTAGTTATTAAAGTCGAAAGAGACCTTGTTGTACGAACCAAAAGAAAAGAGTTCCCCCTTAAAGCGGGGTATTATGTTTATGTGGGCTCTGCAATGAACTCCCTTGAGAAGAGAGTTGAGAGGCACTTTAAAAAAGACAAAAAGCTTCACTGGCATATTGATTTTCTTCTTAAAGAAGCCGAACTTCTGAGAGCCTACCTAATCCCAAGTGATGCAAAGATCGAAGAAGAACTCTCAAGAGAAGTTGCAAAATTTGGAAAGCCCGTTAAAGGATTTGGTGCGAGCGATTTAAGAATAGGCTCAAATCTCCATTATTTCAAAGATGAGCCGGATAAAATCTTAATTGGTATTCTCCAAAAATTGGAATTAAAGTGGAAAAGGATTAAAAGTCCCAATGAAGTTAGAGAATTGGAGGGAGAGAAATGA
- a CDS encoding DUF2095 family protein has product MDKKKKKPVDEFAWQEYDKEEFREKFPALAKELEENEGIVIEGYRIDEFQVLEEEELEEEKIDFSGYNPTVIDFLRRCETDEEALEIINWLEERGEITHEMAKDLRITLVKKGVRAFGPKKEWGWYERHGKH; this is encoded by the coding sequence ATGGATAAGAAAAAGAAGAAACCCGTTGATGAATTCGCTTGGCAAGAATACGACAAAGAGGAGTTTAGAGAAAAATTCCCGGCTTTGGCTAAAGAACTTGAAGAAAATGAAGGCATTGTTATTGAAGGTTATCGCATAGATGAATTCCAAGTTCTTGAAGAGGAGGAGCTTGAAGAAGAGAAGATAGACTTTTCAGGGTATAACCCCACAGTGATTGATTTCTTAAGAAGGTGTGAAACCGATGAAGAGGCTTTAGAGATTATCAACTGGCTTGAGGAAAGAGGAGAAATAACTCACGAGATGGCTAAGGATTTGAGGATTACCCTTGTCAAGAAAGGAGTCAGAGCTTTTGGGCCAAAGAAGGAGTGGGGTTGGTACGAAAGACACGGAAAGCATTAA
- a CDS encoding slipin family protein: protein MVSFIGGSYIVTAIVLLFILVFLGSALKIVKEYERAVIFRLGRVVGARGPGLFFIIPIFEKAVIVDLRTQVLDVPVQETITRDNVPVRVNAVVYFRVVDPIKTVTQVKNFVMATSQIAQTTLRSVIGQAHLDELLSARDKLNRELQRIIDEATDPWGIKVSTVEIKDVELPSGMQRAMARQAEAERERRARITLAEAERQAAEKLREAAEIISEHPMALQLRTLQTISDVASDKSNVIVLTLPMEMLKLFRSLADTSEVARKKLEKEIEEEKKEEKSE, encoded by the coding sequence ATGGTAAGCTTTATTGGTGGAAGTTATATAGTTACAGCAATTGTTTTGTTGTTTATTTTAGTGTTTTTGGGTTCAGCACTGAAAATAGTTAAGGAATATGAAAGGGCAGTAATTTTTAGACTGGGTAGAGTTGTTGGAGCCAGAGGTCCAGGTTTGTTCTTCATAATACCAATCTTTGAAAAAGCAGTTATAGTGGATTTGAGAACCCAAGTTTTAGACGTTCCAGTGCAGGAAACAATAACAAGGGACAACGTTCCAGTTAGGGTTAATGCAGTCGTTTACTTCAGAGTTGTTGACCCAATAAAGACAGTAACTCAAGTTAAGAACTTCGTCATGGCGACCTCCCAAATTGCCCAGACAACCTTGAGAAGTGTAATTGGTCAGGCACATTTGGATGAACTTTTGAGTGCGAGAGACAAGCTGAACAGAGAATTACAGAGGATTATAGATGAGGCAACAGACCCATGGGGAATCAAAGTCTCAACAGTGGAGATTAAGGATGTGGAGCTTCCAAGCGGAATGCAGAGAGCAATGGCAAGACAGGCTGAGGCAGAGAGAGAAAGGAGAGCAAGGATTACACTTGCTGAAGCAGAAAGGCAAGCAGCTGAGAAGCTTAGAGAAGCTGCCGAGATAATCTCAGAACACCCAATGGCACTGCAATTGAGAACACTGCAAACGATTAGCGATGTTGCAAGTGACAAGAGCAATGTCATAGTACTTACACTACCAATGGAAATGCTCAAGCTCTTCAGAAGCCTAGCTGACACCTCAGAGGTCGCTAGAAAGAAGCTTGAAAAGGAAATAGAGGAAGAGAAAAAGGAAGAAAAGTCTGAGTAA
- a CDS encoding DNA-3-methyladenine glycosylase, whose product MIDLKKVTHEMIKNKTWKYGKGIFWQALDYGIVGFDGENFYLPYYLSSKEKKDAKEKIKFILGLDTDLEKFYNEIQDSKFAFLIEEFYGLTIPASPYKYQALVETIAQQQVSFEFAMRTIRNLVELAGKKIGDLYVFPKPEDISELSIEDLKKAKLGYRAEYIRELTDLYLKGKLNLSLDHLTEQEAIRYLTKFRGIGKWSAELFLLYGLRRNVYPAGDLGLRRGIAKIFGKKVKEVKEKDVREIIEPYGKWKSLLAFYILCYDRKTEMEKREKGELHGDNSSKREVQGA is encoded by the coding sequence ATGATAGACCTTAAAAAGGTAACCCATGAGATGATAAAGAACAAAACTTGGAAATACGGGAAGGGGATATTCTGGCAAGCTTTAGATTACGGTATAGTTGGTTTTGATGGAGAGAACTTTTATCTGCCATATTATCTTTCATCAAAAGAAAAGAAAGACGCAAAAGAGAAAATTAAGTTCATTCTTGGACTTGACACCGATTTAGAGAAATTTTACAATGAAATTCAAGATTCAAAGTTTGCATTCCTTATCGAAGAGTTTTATGGATTAACGATTCCTGCTTCACCTTATAAGTATCAAGCCCTCGTTGAAACAATAGCCCAACAACAAGTGAGTTTCGAATTTGCTATGAGAACTATTAGGAATTTAGTTGAGCTAGCTGGCAAGAAAATTGGAGATCTATACGTGTTTCCAAAGCCAGAGGACATATCAGAGCTGAGCATTGAAGATCTGAAGAAAGCAAAGCTCGGGTATAGAGCAGAATACATTAGAGAGCTTACTGACCTTTATCTAAAAGGGAAGCTCAATTTAAGCCTTGACCATTTAACAGAGCAAGAGGCAATAAGGTATCTTACAAAATTCCGAGGAATTGGGAAATGGAGCGCTGAGCTTTTCCTCCTTTATGGACTCAGACGAAATGTTTACCCAGCTGGAGATTTGGGTCTGAGAAGAGGGATTGCTAAGATTTTTGGGAAAAAGGTTAAAGAAGTAAAAGAAAAAGACGTGAGAGAGATTATAGAGCCTTATGGAAAGTGGAAGAGCTTACTAGCATTCTACATCTTATGTTATGACAGAAAGACTGAAATGGAAAAGAGAGAAAAAGGTGAACTTCATGGAGATAATTCTTCCAAAAGAGAAGTTCAAGGAGCTTAA